In the genome of Pseudopipra pipra isolate bDixPip1 chromosome 4, bDixPip1.hap1, whole genome shotgun sequence, one region contains:
- the SH3BP2 gene encoding SH3 domain-binding protein 2 isoform X1, which translates to MPERGHKLLMALSSQRKQSFGETASRKTMCRSGKVTRMMASQEQVWPVPMKAIGAQNLLTMPGGVTKSGYLHKKGGTQLQILKWPLRFVIIHEGCIYYFKSSTSASPQGAFSLKGYNRVMRAAEETTSSNVFPFKLVHISKKHRTWFFSASSEDERKNWMLSLRREIDHYHEKKETITEFSDSGSDADSFYGSVERPIDIKYSHHSADNEDYDQEEEDESYLQPDTCDIVKDDMVLPPAYPPPPVPHVRKAAYPEARANSYAGKPTAPAPPPPPKRSLPDIKLEDPVTTREPQLQCRAEPNLKVQSSSRRLSEQLPPVPPLPVFKKPVCVKESHPLPPDPLPPAQVLPLPEGCEKLKNLNLSQRTPPPLPANKPKLSQLTEKPVELKVPREHGKPGLFVPPVLPKPPVPSHQPPGIKPRAEKSSCPQLQRSPPDGQSFRSFSFEKPALPSKPSQPDDDNSDDDYEKVGLPASIFLNTSESFEVERIFKANSPQGQPQNGLYCIRNSSTKPGKVLVVWDEPAGKVRNYRIFEKDDKFYLDSDIMFLNMGSLVEYYSTHVLPSHDSLMLRCPYGYSKPR; encoded by the exons AATGATGGCCTCGCAGGAGCAGGTCTGGCCAGTCCCAATGAAGGCAATTGGAGCACAAAACCTTCTGACAATGCCTGGAGGAGTGACCAAATCGGGGTATCTTCATAAAAAAGGAGGCACCCAGCTGCAGATCTTGAAGT GGCCATTGAGATTTGTGATTATCCACGAGGGATGTATCtactattttaaaagcagcacatctgcatcTCCCCAGGGTGCCTTTTCTTTGAAAGGTTACAACAG GGTTATGCGGGCAGCTGAGGAGACAACATCAAGTAATGTGTTTCCTTTCAAGTTGGTTCACATAAGCAAGAAGCACAGGAcgtggtttttttcagcttcttctgAAGATGAAAGAAAG aattgGATGCTGTCCTTGAGGAGAGAAATTGATCACTACcatgagaagaaagaaacaataaCAGAATTCAG tgactCTGGTTCCGATGCAGACAGTTTCTATGGCTCAGTAGAACGTCCCATTGATATCAAGTATTCTCATCATTCAGCAGATAATGAAG ATTACGaccaggaggaagaggatgagtCCTACTTGCAGCCAGATACTTGTGACATAGTGAAAGATG ATATGGTGCTGCCCCCAGCATACCCACCTCCACCCGTTCCTCATGTCAGAAAAGCTGCCTACCCAGAAGCAAGGGCAAATTCCTATGCTGGCAAACCTacagcaccagcaccaccaccacctcctaAGAGGAGCTTACCTGATATCAAACTAGAGGATCCTGTAACCACGAGAGAGCCGCAGTTGCAGTGCCGAGCTGAACCTAATCTAAAGGTTCAGTCCTCCAGCCGGAGACTAAGTGAACAGttgccccctgtgccccctttGCCTGTTTTCAAGAAGCCTGTGTGTGTCAAAGAATCTCACCCATTGCCTCCAGAccctctgcctccagcccaAGTTCTTCCTCTTCCAGAAGGATGTGAGAAGCTAAAAAATTTAAACCTTTCACAGCGAACTCCTCCTCCACTACCAGCCAATAAACCCAAGCTGTCACAGCTCACTGAAAAACCAGTGGAGCTGAAAGTGCCAAGAGAACATGGTAAACCTGGACTGTttgtgccaccagtgctcccaaaGCCACCTGTGCCAAGCCACCAGCCCCCTGGAATCAAGCCTAGAGCAGAGAAGTCTTCATGTCCCCAGTTACA GAGATCACCACCAGATGGACAGAGTTTTAGAagcttttcatttgaaaaaccAGCACTACCCTCCAAGCCAAGCCAACCTGATGATGATAACTCTGATGATGACTATGAAAAA GTCGGGCTGCCTGCTTCAATATTTCTTAATACCTCTGAATCCTTCGAAGTTGAAAG GATATTTAAAGCTAATAGCCCACAAGGACAACCGCAAAATGGATTGTACTGTATTAGGAACTCATCTACTAAGCCTGGAAAG gtATTGGTTGTATGGGATGAACCTGCAGGAAAAGTGAGAAACTACAGAATCTTTGAAAAG GATGACAAGTTTTACCTGGATTCAGACATCATGTTTTTGAACATGGGAAGTTTGGTTGAGTACTATAGCACTCATGTGTTACCTAGTCATGACAGCCTGATGCTTCGGTGTCCTTATGGTTACTCCAAACCAAGGTGA
- the SH3BP2 gene encoding SH3 domain-binding protein 2 isoform X3, translated as MMASQEQVWPVPMKAIGAQNLLTMPGGVTKSGYLHKKGGTQLQILKWPLRFVIIHEGCIYYFKSSTSASPQGAFSLKGYNRVMRAAEETTSSNVFPFKLVHISKKHRTWFFSASSEDERKNWMLSLRREIDHYHEKKETITEFSDSGSDADSFYGSVERPIDIKYSHHSADNEDYDQEEEDESYLQPDTCDIVKDDMVLPPAYPPPPVPHVRKAAYPEARANSYAGKPTAPAPPPPPKRSLPDIKLEDPVTTREPQLQCRAEPNLKVQSSSRRLSEQLPPVPPLPVFKKPVCVKESHPLPPDPLPPAQVLPLPEGCEKLKNLNLSQRTPPPLPANKPKLSQLTEKPVELKVPREHGKPGLFVPPVLPKPPVPSHQPPGIKPRAEKSSCPQLQRSPPDGQSFRSFSFEKPALPSKPSQPDDDNSDDDYEKVGLPASIFLNTSESFEVERIFKANSPQGQPQNGLYCIRNSSTKPGKVLVVWDEPAGKVRNYRIFEKDDKFYLDSDIMFLNMGSLVEYYSTHVLPSHDSLMLRCPYGYSKPR; from the exons ATGATGGCCTCGCAGGAGCAGGTCTGGCCAGTCCCAATGAAGGCAATTGGAGCACAAAACCTTCTGACAATGCCTGGAGGAGTGACCAAATCGGGGTATCTTCATAAAAAAGGAGGCACCCAGCTGCAGATCTTGAAGT GGCCATTGAGATTTGTGATTATCCACGAGGGATGTATCtactattttaaaagcagcacatctgcatcTCCCCAGGGTGCCTTTTCTTTGAAAGGTTACAACAG GGTTATGCGGGCAGCTGAGGAGACAACATCAAGTAATGTGTTTCCTTTCAAGTTGGTTCACATAAGCAAGAAGCACAGGAcgtggtttttttcagcttcttctgAAGATGAAAGAAAG aattgGATGCTGTCCTTGAGGAGAGAAATTGATCACTACcatgagaagaaagaaacaataaCAGAATTCAG tgactCTGGTTCCGATGCAGACAGTTTCTATGGCTCAGTAGAACGTCCCATTGATATCAAGTATTCTCATCATTCAGCAGATAATGAAG ATTACGaccaggaggaagaggatgagtCCTACTTGCAGCCAGATACTTGTGACATAGTGAAAGATG ATATGGTGCTGCCCCCAGCATACCCACCTCCACCCGTTCCTCATGTCAGAAAAGCTGCCTACCCAGAAGCAAGGGCAAATTCCTATGCTGGCAAACCTacagcaccagcaccaccaccacctcctaAGAGGAGCTTACCTGATATCAAACTAGAGGATCCTGTAACCACGAGAGAGCCGCAGTTGCAGTGCCGAGCTGAACCTAATCTAAAGGTTCAGTCCTCCAGCCGGAGACTAAGTGAACAGttgccccctgtgccccctttGCCTGTTTTCAAGAAGCCTGTGTGTGTCAAAGAATCTCACCCATTGCCTCCAGAccctctgcctccagcccaAGTTCTTCCTCTTCCAGAAGGATGTGAGAAGCTAAAAAATTTAAACCTTTCACAGCGAACTCCTCCTCCACTACCAGCCAATAAACCCAAGCTGTCACAGCTCACTGAAAAACCAGTGGAGCTGAAAGTGCCAAGAGAACATGGTAAACCTGGACTGTttgtgccaccagtgctcccaaaGCCACCTGTGCCAAGCCACCAGCCCCCTGGAATCAAGCCTAGAGCAGAGAAGTCTTCATGTCCCCAGTTACA GAGATCACCACCAGATGGACAGAGTTTTAGAagcttttcatttgaaaaaccAGCACTACCCTCCAAGCCAAGCCAACCTGATGATGATAACTCTGATGATGACTATGAAAAA GTCGGGCTGCCTGCTTCAATATTTCTTAATACCTCTGAATCCTTCGAAGTTGAAAG GATATTTAAAGCTAATAGCCCACAAGGACAACCGCAAAATGGATTGTACTGTATTAGGAACTCATCTACTAAGCCTGGAAAG gtATTGGTTGTATGGGATGAACCTGCAGGAAAAGTGAGAAACTACAGAATCTTTGAAAAG GATGACAAGTTTTACCTGGATTCAGACATCATGTTTTTGAACATGGGAAGTTTGGTTGAGTACTATAGCACTCATGTGTTACCTAGTCATGACAGCCTGATGCTTCGGTGTCCTTATGGTTACTCCAAACCAAGGTGA
- the SH3BP2 gene encoding SH3 domain-binding protein 2 isoform X2 has translation MPERGHKLLMALSSQRKQSFGETASRKTMCRSGKVTRMMASQEQVWPVPMKAIGAQNLLTMPGGVTKSGYLHKKGGTQLQILKWPLRFVIIHEGCIYYFKSSTSASPQGAFSLKGYNRVMRAAEETTSSNVFPFKLVHISKKHRTWFFSASSEDERKNWMLSLRREIDHYHEKKETITEFSDSGSDADSFYGSVERPIDIKYSHHSADNEDYDQEEEDESYLQPDTCDIVKDDMVLPPAYPPPPVPHVRKAAYPEARANSYAGKPTAPAPPPPPKRSLPDIKLEDPVTTREPQLQCRAEPNLKVQSSSRRLSEQLPPVPPLPVFKKPVCVKESHPLPPDPLPPAQVLPLPEGCEKLKNLNLSQRTPPPLPANKPKLSQLTEKPVELKVPREHGKPGLFVPPVLPKPPVPSHQPPGIKPRAEKSSCPQLQSPPDGQSFRSFSFEKPALPSKPSQPDDDNSDDDYEKVGLPASIFLNTSESFEVERIFKANSPQGQPQNGLYCIRNSSTKPGKVLVVWDEPAGKVRNYRIFEKDDKFYLDSDIMFLNMGSLVEYYSTHVLPSHDSLMLRCPYGYSKPR, from the exons AATGATGGCCTCGCAGGAGCAGGTCTGGCCAGTCCCAATGAAGGCAATTGGAGCACAAAACCTTCTGACAATGCCTGGAGGAGTGACCAAATCGGGGTATCTTCATAAAAAAGGAGGCACCCAGCTGCAGATCTTGAAGT GGCCATTGAGATTTGTGATTATCCACGAGGGATGTATCtactattttaaaagcagcacatctgcatcTCCCCAGGGTGCCTTTTCTTTGAAAGGTTACAACAG GGTTATGCGGGCAGCTGAGGAGACAACATCAAGTAATGTGTTTCCTTTCAAGTTGGTTCACATAAGCAAGAAGCACAGGAcgtggtttttttcagcttcttctgAAGATGAAAGAAAG aattgGATGCTGTCCTTGAGGAGAGAAATTGATCACTACcatgagaagaaagaaacaataaCAGAATTCAG tgactCTGGTTCCGATGCAGACAGTTTCTATGGCTCAGTAGAACGTCCCATTGATATCAAGTATTCTCATCATTCAGCAGATAATGAAG ATTACGaccaggaggaagaggatgagtCCTACTTGCAGCCAGATACTTGTGACATAGTGAAAGATG ATATGGTGCTGCCCCCAGCATACCCACCTCCACCCGTTCCTCATGTCAGAAAAGCTGCCTACCCAGAAGCAAGGGCAAATTCCTATGCTGGCAAACCTacagcaccagcaccaccaccacctcctaAGAGGAGCTTACCTGATATCAAACTAGAGGATCCTGTAACCACGAGAGAGCCGCAGTTGCAGTGCCGAGCTGAACCTAATCTAAAGGTTCAGTCCTCCAGCCGGAGACTAAGTGAACAGttgccccctgtgccccctttGCCTGTTTTCAAGAAGCCTGTGTGTGTCAAAGAATCTCACCCATTGCCTCCAGAccctctgcctccagcccaAGTTCTTCCTCTTCCAGAAGGATGTGAGAAGCTAAAAAATTTAAACCTTTCACAGCGAACTCCTCCTCCACTACCAGCCAATAAACCCAAGCTGTCACAGCTCACTGAAAAACCAGTGGAGCTGAAAGTGCCAAGAGAACATGGTAAACCTGGACTGTttgtgccaccagtgctcccaaaGCCACCTGTGCCAAGCCACCAGCCCCCTGGAATCAAGCCTAGAGCAGAGAAGTCTTCATGTCCCCAGTTACA ATCACCACCAGATGGACAGAGTTTTAGAagcttttcatttgaaaaaccAGCACTACCCTCCAAGCCAAGCCAACCTGATGATGATAACTCTGATGATGACTATGAAAAA GTCGGGCTGCCTGCTTCAATATTTCTTAATACCTCTGAATCCTTCGAAGTTGAAAG GATATTTAAAGCTAATAGCCCACAAGGACAACCGCAAAATGGATTGTACTGTATTAGGAACTCATCTACTAAGCCTGGAAAG gtATTGGTTGTATGGGATGAACCTGCAGGAAAAGTGAGAAACTACAGAATCTTTGAAAAG GATGACAAGTTTTACCTGGATTCAGACATCATGTTTTTGAACATGGGAAGTTTGGTTGAGTACTATAGCACTCATGTGTTACCTAGTCATGACAGCCTGATGCTTCGGTGTCCTTATGGTTACTCCAAACCAAGGTGA